A DNA window from Rhizobium sp. NXC14 contains the following coding sequences:
- the metK gene encoding methionine adenosyltransferase translates to MRANYLFTSESVAEGHPDKVCDRISDEIVDLVYREAAKTGVNPWGVRIACETLATTNRVVIAGEVRLPPSLMKKDKDGKDVINPSKFKAAARRAIKDIGYEQDGFHWKKAKIDVLLHSQSADIAQGVDSAADQQGDEGAGDQGIMFGYACKETPDLMPAPIYYSHRILQLLAAARKKGDGEVAKLGPDAKSQVTVRYVDGKPSEVTSIVLSTQHLDESWDSKKVRAVVEPYIREALGELKIAEDCKWYINPTGKFVIGGPDGDAGLTGRKIIVDTYGGAAPHGGGAFSGKDTTKVDRSAAYAARYLAKNVVAAGLADRCTIQLSYAIGVAQPLSIYVDLHGTGKGVSEDQVEAAIRQNMDLSPSGIRRHLDLNKPIYAKTSAYGHFGRKAGRDGSFSWERTDLVKALKEAVKTKVAA, encoded by the coding sequence ATGCGCGCGAATTATCTCTTTACCAGCGAATCTGTTGCCGAAGGTCATCCGGACAAAGTGTGTGACCGCATCTCCGACGAGATCGTCGATCTGGTCTACCGCGAAGCGGCCAAGACCGGCGTCAATCCGTGGGGCGTGCGCATTGCCTGCGAAACGCTGGCAACGACCAATCGCGTCGTCATCGCCGGCGAGGTCCGCCTGCCGCCGAGCCTGATGAAGAAGGACAAGGACGGCAAGGACGTCATCAATCCCTCGAAGTTCAAGGCCGCTGCTCGCCGCGCCATCAAGGATATCGGCTACGAACAGGACGGCTTCCACTGGAAGAAGGCAAAGATCGACGTGCTGCTGCACTCGCAGTCGGCCGATATCGCCCAGGGCGTCGACAGCGCCGCCGACCAGCAGGGCGACGAGGGCGCCGGCGACCAGGGCATCATGTTTGGTTACGCCTGCAAGGAAACGCCGGACCTGATGCCGGCTCCGATCTATTATTCCCACAGGATTCTGCAGCTGCTTGCTGCGGCCCGCAAGAAGGGCGACGGTGAAGTCGCCAAGCTCGGCCCCGACGCCAAGAGCCAGGTGACCGTGCGTTACGTCGACGGCAAGCCGTCGGAAGTGACCTCGATCGTGCTTTCGACCCAGCATCTCGACGAGAGCTGGGATTCCAAGAAGGTCCGGGCCGTCGTCGAGCCCTATATTCGCGAGGCGCTCGGTGAACTGAAGATCGCCGAGGATTGCAAGTGGTACATCAATCCGACCGGCAAGTTCGTCATCGGCGGACCGGACGGCGATGCGGGCCTGACCGGCCGCAAGATCATCGTCGACACCTATGGCGGTGCGGCTCCACATGGCGGCGGCGCATTTTCCGGCAAGGACACGACCAAGGTCGACCGTTCGGCTGCCTATGCCGCCCGCTACCTCGCCAAGAACGTCGTCGCCGCCGGCCTCGCCGACCGCTGCACGATCCAGCTCTCCTACGCTATCGGCGTCGCTCAGCCGCTGTCGATCTATGTCGACCTGCACGGCACCGGCAAGGGTGTGTCGGAAGACCAGGTTGAAGCGGCGATCCGCCAGAATATGGACCTGTCGCCGTCGGGCATCCGCCGTCACCTCGACCTCAACAAGCCGATCTACGCCAAGACCTCGGCCTATGGTCATTTCGGCCGCAAGGCTGGCCGCGACGGCTCGTTCTCCTGGGAGCGCACCGACCTCGTCAAGGCGCTCAAGGAAGCCGTCAAGACCAAGGTCGCTGCATGA
- a CDS encoding helix-turn-helix domain-containing protein yields MIENKKKPNPIDIHVGSRIRLRRTMLGMSQEKLGESLGITFQQIQKYEKGTNRVGASRLQNISSILNVPVSFFFEDAPGEHAGAVGGMAEASSSNYVVDFLSSSEGLQLNRAFVKISDPKVRRKVVELVKALAAEADAD; encoded by the coding sequence ATGATTGAAAATAAGAAGAAGCCGAATCCGATCGACATCCATGTTGGCAGCCGCATTCGCCTTCGCCGGACGATGTTGGGCATGAGCCAGGAAAAGCTTGGCGAAAGCCTCGGCATCACCTTCCAGCAGATCCAGAAATATGAGAAGGGCACCAACCGTGTCGGCGCAAGCCGTCTGCAGAACATCTCGAGCATCCTCAATGTTCCGGTCTCCTTCTTCTTCGAAGATGCGCCCGGCGAACATGCCGGCGCCGTCGGCGGCATGGCCGAAGCCTCCAGCTCGAATTACGTCGTCGATTTCCTCTCCTCCTCGGAGGGTCTGCAGCTCAACCGTGCCTTCGTCAAGATTTCCGATCCCAAGGTACGCCGCAAGGTCGTGGAACTGGTCAAGGCGCTCGCTGCCGAAGCCGACGCTGACTGA
- the lnt gene encoding apolipoprotein N-acyltransferase: MERLADRVILVWGLKRSLVAVAAGAFAALALPPFGFFAAMFLSFTLLVWLLDGAAASPESGMIGRLWPAFAVGWLFGFGYFVAGLWWIGHALLVDSEEFAWALPLAVLGLPAGLAVFYGLATALARIVWSDGMGRIAALAAGFGLMEWLRSVILTGFPWNAIGYGLMPVPLMMQSAHVIGVTGVATLAVFVFSAPALIGTRQGAKPGIALAALLFAAHLGYGAYALHLAPRPQPLPEDKRPVVRLVQPAIDQAAKMDNDADRNAIFETHLKLSAEAPRNGGRKPNIIVWPETSIPFILTDNQDALTRIADTLDDDQILIAGAVRAEEIGPGTPVRYYNSIYVIDGRGQIIAASDKVHLVPFGEYLPFEDILTELGIQNVVEIPGGFSAAATRHLLALPGGLNLYPLICYEIIFPGEMTGDIVDANALLNLTNDAWFGITPGPYQHFQQARVRAIETGLPLIRDANNGISALVNAHGEIIAGLGLGETGFIDATVDGFGNGFGTTYPLQTYFWLIEALLILIALISRGGFILGLN, from the coding sequence ATGGAGCGGCTTGCGGACAGGGTTATCCTCGTCTGGGGGTTAAAACGGTCGTTGGTGGCCGTCGCCGCTGGAGCATTCGCCGCTCTGGCGCTGCCGCCTTTCGGTTTTTTCGCTGCGATGTTTCTCTCCTTCACGCTGCTCGTCTGGCTGCTCGACGGGGCGGCGGCTTCTCCTGAAAGCGGCATGATCGGCAGGCTATGGCCGGCCTTTGCCGTCGGCTGGCTGTTCGGCTTCGGCTATTTCGTCGCCGGCCTCTGGTGGATCGGCCATGCCTTGCTGGTCGATTCGGAGGAATTTGCCTGGGCACTGCCCCTGGCAGTCCTCGGACTGCCGGCCGGCCTTGCGGTCTTCTATGGGCTGGCGACTGCACTTGCCCGGATCGTCTGGTCGGACGGCATGGGACGGATCGCCGCACTTGCGGCCGGTTTCGGCCTGATGGAATGGCTTCGAAGCGTGATTCTCACCGGCTTTCCCTGGAATGCCATCGGTTACGGCCTGATGCCCGTTCCGCTGATGATGCAGTCGGCGCATGTGATCGGCGTGACGGGGGTGGCGACACTTGCCGTCTTCGTCTTTTCCGCCCCGGCGCTGATCGGGACGCGACAGGGCGCGAAGCCTGGAATTGCGCTCGCCGCCCTGCTGTTTGCCGCCCATCTCGGTTACGGCGCCTATGCCCTCCATCTGGCGCCGCGGCCGCAGCCCTTGCCCGAGGACAAGCGGCCCGTGGTGCGGCTGGTGCAGCCGGCCATCGATCAGGCGGCGAAGATGGACAACGACGCCGACCGCAATGCGATCTTCGAGACCCATCTGAAGCTTTCGGCCGAAGCGCCGAGGAATGGCGGACGCAAACCCAACATCATCGTCTGGCCGGAAACCTCGATCCCCTTCATCCTCACCGACAACCAGGATGCGCTGACGCGGATCGCCGATACGCTCGACGACGACCAGATCCTGATCGCCGGCGCAGTGCGCGCCGAGGAGATAGGGCCCGGCACACCGGTGCGCTACTACAATTCCATCTATGTGATCGACGGCCGCGGCCAGATCATCGCCGCCTCCGACAAGGTGCATCTCGTGCCTTTCGGCGAATATCTGCCCTTTGAGGACATCCTCACCGAACTCGGCATCCAGAACGTCGTCGAGATACCGGGCGGCTTTTCGGCCGCCGCAACCCGGCACCTGTTGGCGCTGCCCGGCGGCCTCAATCTCTACCCGCTGATCTGCTATGAGATCATCTTTCCGGGCGAAATGACTGGCGACATCGTGGATGCCAACGCGCTCCTCAACCTCACCAACGATGCCTGGTTCGGCATCACGCCCGGACCCTACCAGCATTTTCAGCAGGCGCGGGTGCGGGCAATCGAGACCGGCCTGCCGCTGATTCGCGACGCCAACAACGGCATATCGGCACTCGTGAACGCGCATGGGGAAATCATCGCAGGCCTCGGTCTTGGTGAGACCGGCTTTATTGATGCAACTGTTGATGGGTTCGGCAATGGGTTCGGAACCACATACCCCCTTCAGACATACTTCTGGTTGATCGAAGCACTGCTGATTTTGATTGCGCTAATTTCACGCGGAGGTTTTATTTTAGGGTTGAATTGA
- a CDS encoding hemolysin family protein, translating into MSDFTTKPAADAKDSEPSSSSDEVGSSSRPSGRSQSFWSRAARILRPQQGSRLREDLADALMTDAAGDDAFSPDERAMLHNILRFREVRVADVMVPRADIEAVDQNITIGELMILFEESGRSRMPVYADTLDDPRGMVHIRDLLSYVAKQARNKRRGPAKPAAAAPAIEVAPENIQKPPRSSKPNFDLARVDLQKTLAEAGIIRKILFVPPSMLASDLLRRMQVNRTQMALVIDEYGGTDGLASHEDIVEMVVGDIDDEHDDEEVMFKRVAEDVFVADARVELEEIAEAIGPDFDISEQVDEVDTLGGLIFSALGRIPVRGEVVQALPNFEFHILDADPRRIKRLRITRKRHAIRRRAKEAGDITPGSETGDDRPAESTTN; encoded by the coding sequence ATGAGCGACTTTACGACGAAGCCGGCGGCAGACGCCAAGGACTCCGAGCCATCCTCTTCTTCGGATGAGGTCGGCAGTAGTAGTCGGCCATCCGGCCGATCCCAATCCTTCTGGTCGCGCGCCGCCCGCATTCTCCGCCCGCAGCAGGGCTCGCGACTGCGCGAGGATCTTGCCGATGCGCTGATGACCGATGCGGCCGGCGACGACGCTTTTTCGCCCGACGAACGGGCGATGCTGCACAATATCCTGCGCTTTCGCGAGGTGCGCGTCGCCGACGTGATGGTGCCGCGCGCCGATATCGAGGCGGTGGACCAAAATATCACCATCGGCGAGCTGATGATCCTTTTCGAGGAATCCGGCCGCTCGCGCATGCCTGTTTATGCCGATACGCTCGATGACCCACGCGGCATGGTGCATATCCGCGACCTGCTCTCCTACGTCGCCAAGCAGGCGCGCAACAAGCGCCGTGGCCCGGCAAAGCCGGCCGCTGCAGCCCCGGCGATCGAAGTCGCGCCGGAGAACATCCAGAAGCCGCCGCGCTCGAGCAAGCCGAATTTCGATCTTGCCCGGGTCGACCTGCAGAAGACGCTCGCCGAGGCCGGCATCATCCGCAAGATCCTGTTCGTGCCGCCGTCGATGCTGGCCTCCGACCTCTTGCGCAGAATGCAGGTGAACCGTACGCAGATGGCGCTCGTCATCGACGAGTATGGCGGCACCGACGGTCTCGCCTCGCACGAGGACATCGTCGAAATGGTGGTCGGCGACATCGACGACGAACATGACGACGAAGAGGTGATGTTCAAGCGCGTCGCCGAAGACGTCTTCGTCGCCGACGCCCGTGTTGAGCTGGAAGAGATCGCTGAAGCGATCGGACCGGATTTCGACATCAGCGAACAGGTCGACGAGGTTGACACGCTGGGAGGGCTGATCTTCTCCGCGCTCGGCCGCATCCCCGTTCGCGGCGAAGTCGTCCAGGCCCTGCCGAACTTCGAATTCCATATTCTTGACGCAGATCCGCGCCGCATCAAGCGGCTGCGCATCACCCGCAAGCGCCACGCGATCCGCCGCCGCGCCAAGGAGGCTGGCGACATCACGCCCGGATCCGAGACCGGCGACGACCGGCCGGCCGAATCGACCACGAACTAG
- the ybeY gene encoding rRNA maturation RNase YbeY — MAELDIQISIENIGWPGEETLLVFCERVLGAAAVYLRDNEKQPFPKMPPEVSLVFTDDASIQDINAEWRGKDKPTNVLSFPAFPVQRGKLPGPMLGDIIIARETVEREAQELEKSFDDHLTHLLVHGFLHLLGYDHMNNAEAEIMEGLETRILAQLGLSDPYEGQDLKMEP; from the coding sequence ATGGCTGAACTCGACATCCAGATCAGCATCGAGAACATCGGCTGGCCCGGCGAGGAAACGCTACTGGTTTTTTGCGAGCGTGTGCTTGGGGCCGCCGCGGTCTATCTTCGCGACAATGAGAAGCAGCCCTTCCCGAAGATGCCGCCGGAGGTTTCGCTGGTCTTTACCGACGATGCCTCGATCCAGGACATCAATGCCGAATGGCGCGGCAAGGACAAGCCGACCAATGTCCTCTCCTTCCCGGCCTTTCCGGTTCAGCGCGGCAAGCTGCCCGGGCCGATGCTTGGCGACATCATCATCGCCCGGGAGACGGTGGAGCGGGAAGCCCAGGAACTCGAAAAGAGCTTCGACGACCACCTGACCCATCTTCTGGTGCACGGTTTCTTGCATCTTCTCGGCTACGACCATATGAATAATGCCGAAGCCGAAATTATGGAGGGGCTGGAGACTCGCATTTTGGCGCAGCTCGGCCTATCTGATCCCTACGAGGGTCAAGACCTTAAAATGGAACCATGA
- a CDS encoding PhoH family protein, with the protein MNGQELVSSSPRHPRTPSDTNHFVLTFENNRFASELFGQFDQHLKLLEERLNIDARARGNSVVISGDVVTTNQARRTLDYLYEKLQKGGSVERSDVEGAIRMAVAADDQLSLPTMERKAKLTMAQISTRKKTIIARTPTQDAYIRALERAELVFGVGPAGTGKTYLAVAHAAQMLERGAVEKIILSRPAVEAGERLGFLPGDMKEKVDPYLRPLYDALYDMIPADKVDRAITAGVIEIAPLAFMRGRTLANAAIILDEAQNTTSMQMKMFLTRLGENARMIVTGDPSQIDLPRGVKSGLVEALELLNGVEGISIVRFKDTDVVRHPLVGRIVRAYDATYLVEAEDVGRQD; encoded by the coding sequence TTGAACGGACAAGAATTGGTTTCTTCTTCACCGCGCCACCCCCGCACGCCGAGCGACACCAATCACTTCGTCCTGACGTTCGAGAACAATCGGTTCGCCAGCGAACTCTTCGGCCAGTTCGACCAGCATCTAAAGCTGCTCGAGGAGCGGCTGAATATCGATGCGCGGGCACGCGGCAATTCCGTCGTCATATCGGGCGATGTCGTGACCACCAATCAGGCGCGGCGCACGCTCGATTATCTCTATGAAAAGCTTCAGAAAGGCGGCAGCGTGGAACGATCCGACGTCGAGGGCGCAATCCGCATGGCGGTCGCCGCCGACGATCAGCTCAGCCTTCCCACCATGGAGCGCAAGGCCAAGCTGACAATGGCGCAGATTTCGACGCGCAAGAAGACGATTATCGCCCGCACGCCGACGCAAGACGCCTATATCAGGGCGCTGGAGCGCGCCGAGCTCGTCTTCGGCGTCGGCCCGGCCGGCACCGGCAAGACCTATCTCGCCGTCGCCCATGCCGCCCAGATGCTGGAGCGCGGCGCAGTCGAAAAAATCATACTGTCGCGCCCGGCCGTCGAGGCCGGCGAGCGCCTCGGCTTCCTGCCCGGTGACATGAAGGAAAAGGTCGACCCTTATCTTCGCCCGCTCTATGACGCGCTCTACGATATGATCCCGGCCGACAAGGTCGATCGGGCCATCACCGCCGGCGTCATTGAAATTGCGCCGCTCGCCTTCATGCGCGGCCGCACGCTCGCCAACGCCGCCATCATCCTCGACGAAGCGCAAAATACGACGTCGATGCAGATGAAGATGTTCCTGACGCGTCTCGGCGAAAATGCCCGCATGATCGTCACCGGCGACCCGAGCCAGATCGACCTGCCGCGGGGCGTCAAATCCGGCCTCGTCGAGGCCCTGGAGCTGCTGAACGGCGTTGAGGGCATCTCGATCGTGCGTTTCAAGGACACCGACGTCGTACGCCATCCGCTGGTCGGGCGCATCGTCAGAGCCTATGACGCCACCTATCTTGTCGAAGCCGAAGACGTCGGTCGGCAGGACTGA
- the miaB gene encoding tRNA (N6-isopentenyl adenosine(37)-C2)-methylthiotransferase MiaB, giving the protein MTQDNALLQAPEVSLRDGSNSRKVFIKTYGCQMNVYDSMRMSDALARDGYEPTEDMEQADLVLLNTCHIREKAAEKVYSALGRLREMKKKKAADGRDMMIGVTGCVAQAEGEEILRRAPAVDVVIGPQTYHRLPEALRRAKEGQRVVDTEYAIEDKFEHLPIAESRKIRARGVTAFLTVQEGCDKFCTFCVVPYTRGSEVSRPVSQIVEEAEKLVEAGVREITLLGQNVNAWHGAGPRGEAWSLGDLLYRLAEIPGLARLRYTTSHPRDMDDRLIEAHRDLRALMPYLHLPVQSGSDRILKAMNRRHTAAEYLSLIERIRAVRQDIALSGDFITGFPGETDKDFEDTLRLVEEVRYAQAFSFKYSTRPGTPGAELKDQVPEEIKAERLERLQVLLLKQQQEFAESCIGKEIDLLLEKPGRMPGQLIGRSPWLQSVNVDAKASQIGDIIKVRITGTGTNSLFAERAEATV; this is encoded by the coding sequence ATGACACAGGATAACGCCCTTCTTCAGGCCCCGGAGGTTTCTCTCCGTGACGGCAGCAACAGCCGCAAGGTCTTCATCAAGACCTATGGCTGCCAGATGAACGTCTATGATTCCATGCGCATGAGCGATGCGCTTGCCCGCGACGGCTACGAACCGACCGAAGACATGGAACAGGCGGATCTCGTTCTGCTCAACACCTGTCATATCAGGGAGAAGGCGGCCGAGAAGGTCTATTCGGCGCTCGGACGGCTGCGCGAGATGAAAAAGAAGAAGGCAGCCGACGGCCGCGATATGATGATCGGCGTAACCGGCTGCGTCGCCCAGGCCGAAGGTGAGGAGATCCTGCGCCGGGCGCCGGCTGTCGACGTCGTCATTGGGCCGCAGACTTATCACCGCCTGCCGGAGGCGCTGCGCCGGGCCAAAGAGGGCCAGCGCGTCGTCGATACGGAATATGCGATCGAGGACAAGTTCGAGCATCTGCCGATTGCCGAGAGCCGCAAGATCCGCGCCCGCGGCGTCACCGCCTTCCTGACGGTGCAGGAGGGCTGCGACAAGTTCTGCACATTCTGCGTCGTGCCTTATACGCGCGGCTCGGAAGTGTCGCGGCCGGTCTCGCAGATCGTCGAGGAGGCCGAAAAGCTCGTCGAAGCCGGAGTGCGCGAAATCACCCTGCTCGGCCAGAACGTCAATGCCTGGCATGGCGCCGGACCGCGTGGCGAGGCATGGAGCCTCGGCGACCTGCTCTACCGGCTTGCCGAGATCCCCGGCCTGGCGCGGCTGCGTTATACCACAAGCCATCCCCGCGACATGGACGACCGGCTGATCGAGGCGCATCGCGACCTCCGGGCGCTGATGCCCTACCTGCACCTGCCGGTGCAATCGGGCTCCGACCGAATCCTGAAGGCGATGAACCGCCGTCATACGGCGGCCGAATATCTCAGTCTGATCGAGCGCATCCGCGCCGTGCGTCAGGACATCGCGCTATCGGGCGATTTCATCACCGGTTTTCCGGGGGAGACAGACAAGGATTTTGAGGATACACTCAGACTTGTGGAGGAGGTGCGCTATGCGCAGGCCTTCTCGTTCAAATACTCGACTCGGCCGGGCACGCCCGGCGCGGAACTGAAGGACCAGGTGCCGGAAGAGATCAAGGCAGAACGGCTGGAACGCCTGCAAGTGCTTCTTTTGAAGCAGCAGCAGGAATTTGCCGAATCCTGCATCGGCAAGGAGATCGATCTGCTGCTCGAAAAGCCCGGCCGCATGCCGGGTCAGCTGATCGGACGTTCTCCCTGGCTTCAATCCGTGAATGTTGATGCAAAAGCATCGCAAATCGGTGACATTATCAAAGTGCGAATCACCGGAACCGGAACGAACAGCCTGTTTGCCGAACGCGCAGAGGCTACGGTCTAA
- a CDS encoding 1-acyl-sn-glycerol-3-phosphate acyltransferase has product MIAWLRIAFAAVVILAVSIVLMPLQLLALRFDWRLRRRLPRVWHRIICYCLGIRVRVTGRLEDRRPLMLCSNHSSWLDIMVMSSVADVAFIAKIEVRDWPIFGTLAKLQKSVFVVREERRKTGHQANEIAGRMADGEIVVLFPEGTTSDGNRLLEVKSSLFGAAAMAVPYSPTGTVVVQPVAVAYTRVHGIPMGRYHRPLAAWPGDIELLPHLIDILRCGAIDAEVSFGEAVEYRAESNRKEVSATIASRIRSLLNTSLRGHNVG; this is encoded by the coding sequence TTGATCGCCTGGCTGCGCATTGCCTTCGCTGCGGTCGTCATCCTTGCCGTCAGCATCGTGCTCATGCCGCTGCAGCTGTTGGCCCTGCGTTTCGACTGGCGGCTGCGCCGCAGACTTCCGCGCGTCTGGCACCGTATCATCTGTTATTGTCTCGGCATCCGCGTCCGGGTGACGGGCAGGCTGGAAGACCGCCGACCGCTGATGCTCTGCTCCAACCATTCGTCCTGGCTTGACATCATGGTGATGTCGTCCGTCGCCGACGTCGCTTTCATCGCCAAGATCGAGGTCAGAGACTGGCCGATCTTCGGCACGCTCGCCAAGCTGCAGAAGAGCGTGTTCGTCGTGCGCGAGGAAAGGCGCAAGACCGGCCATCAGGCAAATGAGATCGCCGGGCGCATGGCCGATGGGGAAATCGTCGTGCTCTTTCCGGAGGGCACGACCTCGGACGGCAACCGGTTGCTTGAGGTCAAGTCGTCGCTGTTCGGCGCTGCCGCGATGGCGGTGCCTTATTCGCCGACGGGAACCGTCGTGGTGCAGCCGGTGGCCGTCGCCTATACCAGGGTGCATGGCATTCCGATGGGGCGCTACCACCGGCCGCTCGCCGCCTGGCCGGGGGATATCGAGCTCCTGCCGCATCTGATCGACATCCTCAGATGCGGCGCCATCGACGCGGAAGTTTCCTTCGGCGAGGCGGTGGAATACCGCGCCGAGAGCAATCGCAAAGAGGTGAGCGCGACGATCGCCTCGCGCATCCGCAGCCTTCTCAACACAAGCCTGCGCGGGCACAATGTCGGGTGA
- a CDS encoding Fur family transcriptional regulator, protein MTDVAKTLEELCAERGMRMTEQRRVIARILEESEDHPDVEELYRRSVKVDAKISISTVYRTVKLFEDAGIIARHDFRDGRSRYETVPEEHHDHLIDLKTGTVIEFRSPEIEALQERIAREHGFQLVDHRLELYGIPLKKEDL, encoded by the coding sequence ATGACCGACGTAGCCAAGACCCTCGAGGAGCTTTGCGCCGAACGCGGCATGCGCATGACCGAGCAGCGCCGCGTGATCGCGCGCATCCTCGAAGAATCCGAAGACCATCCCGACGTCGAAGAGCTTTACCGCCGTTCTGTGAAGGTCGACGCGAAAATCTCGATCTCCACGGTCTATCGCACCGTCAAGCTGTTCGAGGATGCCGGCATCATCGCCCGCCACGATTTCCGCGACGGGCGCTCGCGCTACGAAACGGTGCCGGAAGAGCATCATGACCATCTCATCGACCTGAAGACCGGCACGGTCATCGAATTCCGTTCACCTGAGATCGAGGCGCTGCAGGAGCGCATCGCCCGCGAGCACGGCTTCCAGCTGGTCGACCACCGCCTGGAGCTCTACGGCATTCCGTTGAAGAAGGAAGATCTCTGA
- a CDS encoding N-acetyltransferase yields the protein MLEAYLTLKPEFEIIAMEREDCRDVAVLHGERFAQPWGDGEFHSLLSQETVFGFVARQTNAILKKPLPGFILARQVAGEAEILTIAVQAKAARAGLGWRLMQAAMREARARGGESMFLEVDSGNTAALGLYRKLGFEKVGERQGYYKQENGAPSTALVMKRVLR from the coding sequence ATGCTGGAAGCCTATCTGACGCTGAAGCCGGAATTCGAAATCATCGCCATGGAGCGCGAGGATTGCCGCGACGTCGCCGTCCTGCATGGCGAGCGTTTCGCCCAGCCCTGGGGCGACGGCGAATTCCACAGCCTGCTGTCGCAGGAGACTGTTTTCGGCTTCGTCGCGCGCCAGACCAACGCCATCCTGAAAAAGCCGCTTCCCGGCTTTATCCTTGCCCGCCAAGTCGCCGGCGAAGCCGAGATCCTGACGATTGCCGTGCAGGCGAAAGCCGCCCGTGCCGGACTGGGCTGGCGGCTGATGCAGGCGGCGATGCGCGAGGCGCGGGCGCGTGGCGGCGAGAGCATGTTTCTTGAGGTCGACAGCGGCAATACGGCAGCACTCGGCCTCTACCGCAAGCTCGGTTTTGAAAAGGTCGGCGAGCGCCAGGGCTACTACAAGCAGGAAAATGGCGCCCCTTCCACGGCGCTTGTCATGAAGCGCGTTCTTCGATAG
- the tsaB gene encoding tRNA (adenosine(37)-N6)-threonylcarbamoyltransferase complex dimerization subunit type 1 TsaB — MIVLALDTAGVDCAAAVYDSGRNTVLGEASDMIGKGHAEHLIGIVDRALDQAGVTLSDVDRLAVTIGPGSFTGIRVGVAAARGFALSLNVPVVGVTTLEVMASAQRARTPGRAVLAAMDAKRDEIYLQSFAADGSPLDQPRAASVAEAQAFAAGFDGEITGSATPLLKAGAGGDHPNVFPISIVARLGAAAPADAGKPKPLYLRGPDAKPQAGYAIARRV; from the coding sequence ATGATCGTTCTGGCGCTCGACACGGCAGGTGTGGATTGCGCTGCCGCCGTTTATGACAGCGGCAGGAATACGGTGCTGGGGGAGGCATCGGACATGATCGGCAAGGGGCATGCTGAACATCTGATCGGGATCGTCGATCGCGCGCTGGATCAGGCGGGTGTCACGCTTTCTGACGTCGACCGCCTTGCCGTCACCATCGGCCCCGGCTCGTTTACCGGCATCCGCGTCGGCGTTGCCGCAGCCCGGGGTTTTGCGCTTTCCCTCAATGTGCCCGTCGTCGGCGTCACCACGCTCGAGGTGATGGCATCAGCCCAGCGTGCGAGGACGCCGGGCCGTGCCGTGCTGGCGGCGATGGACGCCAAGCGGGACGAAATCTATCTCCAGTCCTTCGCCGCCGATGGTTCCCCGCTGGATCAGCCGCGGGCGGCAAGCGTTGCCGAGGCTCAGGCTTTCGCCGCCGGCTTCGATGGTGAAATCACCGGTTCGGCAACGCCGCTCCTGAAGGCCGGCGCCGGTGGCGACCACCCCAACGTTTTTCCGATTTCGATTGTCGCGCGTCTGGGGGCTGCGGCCCCTGCCGACGCCGGAAAGCCCAAGCCCCTTTATCTGCGCGGACCGGATGCCAAGCCGCAGGCCGGATATGCGATTGCGCGACGAGTGTGA
- a CDS encoding NifU family protein, with protein MFIQTEATPNPATQKFLPGKVVMENGTAEFRSAEEAEASPLAARLFEIPGVTGVYFGYDFISVSKDNAEWQHLKPAILGSIMEHFMSGKPVMSDASILSEDADAGDEFFDEGDESIVLTIKELLETRVRPAVAQDGGDITFRGFKDGKVYLNMKGSCSGCPSSTATLKHGVQNLLRHFVPEVQEVIAA; from the coding sequence ATGTTCATTCAGACCGAAGCCACGCCGAACCCCGCCACACAGAAGTTCCTGCCGGGCAAGGTTGTCATGGAAAACGGCACCGCCGAATTCCGCAGCGCCGAAGAGGCTGAAGCCTCGCCGCTCGCCGCCCGCCTGTTCGAAATTCCTGGCGTCACGGGAGTCTATTTCGGCTATGATTTCATTTCCGTCTCCAAGGACAACGCCGAATGGCAGCATCTTAAGCCGGCTATCCTTGGCTCGATCATGGAGCATTTCATGTCCGGCAAGCCGGTCATGAGTGATGCTTCCATCCTTTCCGAAGATGCCGATGCCGGCGACGAGTTCTTTGATGAAGGCGACGAGTCGATCGTGCTGACCATCAAGGAGCTTTTGGAGACCCGCGTGCGTCCGGCCGTCGCCCAGGACGGCGGCGACATCACCTTCCGCGGCTTCAAGGACGGCAAGGTCTATCTGAACATGAAAGGCTCCTGCTCCGGCTGCCCGTCTTCGACGGCGACGCTGAAGCACGGCGTCCAGAACCTGCTGCGCCATTTCGTTCCCGAAGTGCAGGAAGTGATTGCCGCTTAG